A stretch of the Glutamicibacter sp. JL.03c genome encodes the following:
- a CDS encoding uridine kinase, translated as MPKSSTPVILIGGPSGSGKSYLASKYGNPHLPLDEYYRQISEDGNPVAFPRTAYGEIDWDHSGTWNKEAALRAIDELLEHGTTMVPNYSIATSSYSGHREIRSENGPIVAEGIFLYELLEPLREKGINVQAYYVDEPALVTGIRRFVRDVAQRRKPVLFLLKRGYALFRVHGADREKYRERLFILKSKPELKKLLAQLASS; from the coding sequence GTGCCAAAATCATCTACCCCTGTCATCCTGATCGGCGGACCTTCCGGATCAGGCAAGTCCTATCTAGCTTCCAAGTACGGCAATCCGCACCTGCCGCTGGATGAGTACTACCGACAGATCAGTGAAGACGGCAATCCGGTGGCATTCCCGCGCACAGCCTACGGCGAAATTGACTGGGACCATTCAGGGACTTGGAACAAGGAAGCCGCCCTGCGGGCCATCGACGAGCTGTTGGAACACGGCACCACCATGGTTCCCAACTACTCGATCGCGACCTCCAGCTACAGCGGCCACAGAGAAATTCGCTCGGAGAACGGGCCTATCGTGGCCGAGGGAATCTTCCTCTACGAGTTGCTTGAGCCGCTACGCGAAAAAGGAATTAACGTCCAGGCGTACTACGTTGACGAACCCGCTTTGGTGACCGGTATTCGACGCTTTGTTCGAGACGTGGCACAACGTCGCAAACCGGTCCTTTTCCTTCTCAAGCGCGGCTATGCGCTGTTCCGCGTTCATGGTGCGGATCGCGAAAAATACCGTGAACGCCTATTCATTTTGAAGTCGAAGCCTGAGCTCAAAAAGCTGCTCGCGCAGCTGGCTTCGTCGTAG
- a CDS encoding YggS family pyridoxal phosphate-dependent enzyme: MTSQPAAAHAATTEDFVRNLAAVNQRIAAACTAAGREAGSVRLLPVTKTIGTERLELAIAAGVDTLGENKVQEAQGKYEHFREDFPHLRYAIIGPLQTNKAKFVAQFADEFHALDSLKLAETLQRRLELEDRTLEVFIQVNTSGEESKSGILASEAAGLLASLAPLDRLTPVGLMTMAANTNDQQQVRGNFASLRRMLEQLQQNAPQGFEQLSMGMSGDYELAISEGATVVRVGQGIFGARNYA; the protein is encoded by the coding sequence TTGACTTCGCAACCTGCTGCCGCCCATGCGGCCACTACCGAGGATTTCGTTCGCAATCTGGCAGCGGTCAATCAGCGCATCGCCGCCGCGTGCACTGCAGCGGGCCGCGAGGCCGGCTCGGTGCGGCTGCTGCCGGTGACCAAGACCATTGGCACCGAGCGGCTGGAACTTGCCATTGCCGCCGGGGTGGACACCTTGGGGGAGAACAAGGTGCAGGAGGCCCAAGGCAAGTACGAGCACTTCCGCGAGGACTTTCCCCACCTGCGCTACGCCATCATCGGCCCGCTGCAAACCAACAAGGCGAAGTTCGTCGCGCAATTTGCCGATGAGTTCCACGCCTTGGATTCATTGAAGCTGGCAGAGACGCTGCAGCGCCGGCTGGAGCTGGAGGACCGGACACTGGAAGTCTTCATCCAGGTCAATACCTCCGGGGAGGAAAGCAAGTCCGGGATCCTGGCATCCGAGGCCGCCGGCCTGCTGGCCTCCTTGGCTCCTCTGGATCGGCTCACCCCGGTGGGCCTGATGACCATGGCAGCCAACACGAATGACCAGCAGCAGGTGCGCGGCAATTTCGCTTCCTTGCGCCGGATGCTGGAGCAGCTGCAGCAGAACGCTCCGCAGGGCTTCGAGCAACTGTCGATGGGCATGAGCGGCGACTACGAGCTTGCCATCTCCGAGGGGGCGACTGTGGTGCGTGTGGGCCAAGGGATCTTCGGCGCCCGGAATTATGCCTGA
- the nrdI gene encoding class Ib ribonucleoside-diphosphate reductase assembly flavoprotein NrdI: MSPTALADKQNAEAHEPVEFTKSNLIFFSSVSENTKRFVDKLEMDAARIPVFATEPPLISTAPYVLLIPTYGGERGKHSIVPQIMKFLRHDENRANLRGVIGAGNTNFGEYYCIAAKRIAQKCNVPVLYTFELMGTSEDVLNVKEGLETFWTPASQNWQER; encoded by the coding sequence ATGTCACCTACAGCTCTTGCTGACAAGCAAAACGCTGAGGCCCACGAACCAGTAGAGTTCACGAAATCGAACCTGATTTTCTTCTCATCGGTTTCCGAGAACACCAAAAGATTCGTGGATAAACTCGAGATGGACGCGGCTCGGATTCCGGTTTTTGCGACCGAGCCGCCGCTCATCTCCACCGCTCCGTACGTATTGCTCATCCCCACCTACGGTGGAGAACGAGGCAAGCATTCGATTGTTCCGCAGATCATGAAATTCCTGCGGCATGACGAAAACCGGGCAAATCTTCGCGGTGTAATCGGCGCGGGGAACACAAACTTCGGCGAGTACTACTGCATTGCGGCTAAGCGTATTGCCCAGAAATGCAACGTACCCGTACTTTATACATTCGAACTCATGGGAACCTCAGAAGACGTTCTCAACGTCAAAGAAGGGCTTGAAACCTTTTGGACACCAGCGTCGCAGAATTGGCAGGAACGATGA
- a CDS encoding thioesterase family protein — MTHQLAEELEKILAKGDFYFESLGEGRYRSSWHAQGAWNEHEQHMGPASGILAYALENFEPRDDMRIARLSFEIHGLIHAGEFEITTRLIRPGRTIELIEAEMTAKGRTSIVARAWRVITGDSSAVAGIEDTRIPGPEECEVQNISERWPGGYIRSIELRSNEQWRPGKGIAWLHTDYALVDTLDASDMARLVGMIDTANGVVPRVEPNEGTWIYPNLDLQIHMYRQPAGAWLGLEVQQSFGVDGIGLTSTVLHDQSGPFGRAEQILTVRAR, encoded by the coding sequence ATGACGCACCAGCTCGCTGAGGAATTGGAAAAGATTCTCGCTAAAGGTGACTTTTACTTTGAATCGCTAGGCGAGGGTCGCTACCGCTCATCGTGGCATGCACAAGGTGCCTGGAATGAACATGAACAACACATGGGTCCTGCGTCCGGAATCTTGGCTTATGCGTTGGAGAACTTCGAGCCTCGCGACGACATGCGTATAGCTCGGCTGAGCTTTGAAATTCATGGATTGATCCATGCCGGAGAATTCGAAATCACGACACGGTTGATACGACCCGGCCGGACCATCGAGCTGATCGAAGCCGAAATGACCGCCAAGGGACGAACCAGCATCGTCGCCCGTGCCTGGCGCGTGATAACCGGAGACTCCAGCGCTGTTGCAGGCATCGAAGACACCAGGATTCCTGGCCCGGAAGAATGCGAAGTCCAGAACATCAGCGAACGCTGGCCAGGCGGATATATCCGTTCCATCGAACTGCGTTCCAACGAGCAATGGCGCCCTGGCAAGGGGATCGCATGGCTGCATACCGACTACGCGCTAGTTGATACGTTGGATGCTTCAGACATGGCGAGGCTGGTGGGAATGATCGACACGGCAAATGGCGTGGTGCCGCGCGTCGAACCGAACGAGGGCACCTGGATTTATCCGAATCTCGACTTGCAGATCCATATGTACCGGCAGCCTGCCGGAGCCTGGCTAGGCCTTGAAGTCCAGCAGAGCTTCGGTGTTGATGGAATCGGATTGACCTCGACAGTGCTACACGATCAATCAGGACCCTTCGGCCGTGCCGAACAGATTCTGACGGTGCGTGCCCGCTAG
- the nrdF gene encoding class 1b ribonucleoside-diphosphate reductase subunit beta, whose amino-acid sequence MTEKIQLTNKVEAINWNRIQDDKDVEVWNRLVNNFWLPEKVPLSNDIQSWATLTDDEKLLTMRVFTGLTLLDTIQGTVGAVSLIPDAITPHEEAVYTNIAFMESVHAKSYSSIFSTLASTKEIDEAFRWSTENVNLQKKAQIIESYYHGEDPLKRKIASTLLESFLFYSGFYLPMHWSSHAKLTNTADLIRLIIRDEAVHGYYIGYKFQKGLEGLSEERKQELKDYTFELMFELYENEVQYTHDLYDPVGLSEDVKKFLHYNANKALMNLGYEAMFPASVTDVSPAILAALSPNADENHDFFSGSGSSYVIGKAVNTEDEDWDF is encoded by the coding sequence ATGACCGAAAAGATTCAGCTGACCAATAAGGTTGAAGCGATCAACTGGAACCGTATCCAGGATGACAAAGACGTTGAGGTTTGGAACCGCCTCGTTAATAACTTCTGGCTTCCGGAAAAGGTGCCACTGTCCAACGACATTCAGTCCTGGGCTACCTTGACCGATGACGAAAAACTGCTGACCATGCGTGTGTTCACCGGCCTGACCCTGCTGGATACCATCCAGGGTACTGTCGGCGCCGTGTCGTTGATCCCAGACGCTATCACTCCTCACGAAGAGGCTGTGTACACCAACATCGCGTTCATGGAATCGGTTCACGCTAAGAGCTACTCCTCGATCTTCTCGACCTTGGCCTCTACCAAGGAAATTGACGAAGCCTTCCGCTGGTCCACCGAGAATGTGAATCTGCAGAAGAAGGCGCAGATCATCGAGAGCTACTACCACGGTGAAGATCCGCTGAAGCGCAAGATCGCTTCGACCCTGCTCGAATCGTTCTTGTTCTACTCCGGCTTCTACCTGCCAATGCACTGGTCTTCGCACGCAAAGCTGACCAACACCGCCGACCTGATCCGCCTGATTATTCGTGACGAAGCCGTTCACGGATACTACATCGGCTACAAGTTCCAGAAGGGCCTGGAAGGCCTGAGCGAGGAGCGCAAGCAGGAACTGAAGGACTACACCTTCGAGCTCATGTTTGAACTGTACGAAAACGAAGTTCAGTACACCCACGATCTCTATGATCCAGTGGGGCTGTCTGAGGACGTTAAGAAGTTCCTGCACTACAACGCCAACAAGGCTCTGATGAACCTTGGCTACGAGGCGATGTTCCCGGCTTCGGTGACTGACGTTTCTCCAGCAATTCTGGCTGCATTGAGCCCGAACGCTGATGAGAACCATGACTTCTTCTCGGGATCCGGCTCGTCCTACGTTATCGGTAAGGCTGTGAACACCGAGGATGAAGACTGGGATTTCTAG
- the nrdH gene encoding glutaredoxin-like protein NrdH, which yields MAITVYTKPSCVQCNATYRALDKKGVEYNKVDISQDAAALEHVRGLGYMQAPVVITDDDHWSGFRPDKIELLAPAN from the coding sequence ATGGCCATCACGGTTTACACGAAGCCTTCCTGCGTTCAGTGCAACGCTACTTACCGCGCGTTGGATAAGAAGGGTGTCGAGTACAACAAGGTCGACATCTCACAGGATGCCGCTGCCTTGGAGCACGTACGTGGCTTGGGCTACATGCAGGCACCTGTTGTCATCACCGACGATGATCACTGGTCGGGCTTCCGCCCAGACAAGATCGAATTGCTGGCTCCAGCTAACTAA
- the nrdE gene encoding class 1b ribonucleoside-diphosphate reductase subunit alpha — translation MTSSKELPAQFQGLSYNDLNAMLNLYGPDGKIQFEVDRYAARQYFLDHVNNNTVFFHDLDEKLEYLVKHEYYERETLDQYSMNFIRDLFKHAFNKKFRFETFLGAFKFYTSYTLKTFDGKRYLERYEDRVCMVALHLARGDEKLATQLVDEIIDGRFQPATPTFLNAGKAQRGELVSCFLLRIEDNMESIARAVNSSLQLSKRGGGVALSLTNLREHGAPIKQIENQSSGVIPVMKLLEDSFSYANQLGARQGAGAVYLNAHHPDIYRFLDTKRENADEKIRIKTLSLGVVIPDVTFELARKNEDMYLFSPYDVERVYGVPFSEISVTEKYYEMVDDSRIKKSKINAREFFQTVAEIQFESGYPYIMFEDTVNKANPIAGRITMSNLCSEILQVSSASEFGDDLSYSKVGKDISCNLGSMNIAKAMDGKNLAGSVEIAIRALSAVSDMSYIGSVPSIADGNKKSHAIGLGQMNLHGFLAREHIYYGSEEGIDFTNIYFYTILFHALTASNKIAIERGETFDNFENSKYASGEFFDKYTDQQWVPATERVRELFADIHIPTQEDWNALKASVMEHGIYNQNLQAVPPTGSISYINNSTSSIHPVAAKIEIRKEGKIGRVYYPAPYMNNENIDFYEDAYEIGYEKIIDTYAAATQHVDQGLSLTLFFKDTVTTRDINKAQIYAWRKGIKSLYYIRLRQMALEGTEVEGCVSCAL, via the coding sequence ATGACGAGCTCAAAGGAGCTCCCAGCCCAGTTCCAGGGCTTGAGCTACAACGACCTGAATGCCATGCTGAACCTTTACGGTCCAGATGGAAAGATCCAGTTCGAGGTGGACCGCTATGCAGCCCGCCAGTACTTCCTGGATCACGTGAACAACAACACCGTGTTCTTCCACGATCTTGACGAGAAGCTCGAATACCTCGTGAAGCACGAGTACTACGAGCGCGAGACGCTTGACCAGTACTCGATGAACTTCATTCGCGATCTCTTCAAGCACGCATTCAACAAGAAGTTCCGTTTCGAAACCTTCTTGGGAGCATTCAAGTTCTACACCTCGTACACGCTGAAGACCTTCGACGGCAAGCGTTACCTGGAACGTTATGAAGATCGCGTATGCATGGTGGCCCTGCACCTTGCGCGAGGCGATGAAAAGCTTGCTACCCAGCTGGTCGACGAAATCATCGACGGCCGCTTCCAGCCTGCGACCCCGACCTTCCTCAATGCCGGCAAGGCACAGCGCGGCGAGCTAGTCTCCTGCTTCCTGCTTCGCATTGAAGACAACATGGAATCGATCGCCCGTGCGGTCAACTCCTCGCTGCAACTGTCCAAGCGCGGCGGTGGCGTTGCCCTGTCGCTGACCAACCTGCGCGAGCACGGTGCACCGATCAAGCAGATCGAGAACCAGTCCTCCGGCGTCATCCCGGTGATGAAGCTTCTGGAAGACTCCTTCTCCTACGCTAACCAGCTGGGCGCCCGCCAGGGTGCCGGTGCGGTATACCTGAACGCGCACCACCCGGATATCTACCGCTTCTTGGATACCAAGCGTGAAAACGCTGACGAGAAGATCCGTATCAAGACCCTGTCGCTGGGTGTTGTCATCCCAGACGTTACTTTCGAGCTAGCTCGCAAGAACGAAGACATGTACCTGTTCAGCCCGTACGACGTGGAACGCGTTTACGGTGTGCCGTTCAGCGAAATCTCGGTTACTGAAAAGTACTACGAGATGGTCGACGACTCGCGAATCAAGAAGTCCAAGATCAACGCCCGCGAGTTCTTCCAGACCGTAGCTGAGATCCAGTTCGAATCCGGTTACCCGTACATCATGTTCGAAGATACCGTGAACAAGGCCAACCCAATTGCTGGCCGCATCACGATGTCGAACCTCTGCTCGGAGATCCTGCAGGTTTCCTCGGCTTCCGAATTCGGCGACGATTTGAGCTACTCCAAGGTCGGCAAGGACATTTCCTGCAACCTGGGCTCGATGAACATTGCCAAGGCCATGGACGGCAAGAACCTCGCAGGCTCGGTTGAAATCGCGATTCGCGCCCTGAGCGCCGTGTCCGATATGTCGTACATCGGCTCGGTTCCTTCGATCGCTGACGGCAACAAGAAGTCGCACGCTATCGGCCTGGGCCAGATGAACCTGCACGGATTCCTCGCTCGCGAGCACATCTACTACGGTTCTGAAGAAGGCATCGATTTCACCAATATCTACTTCTACACGATTCTGTTCCACGCCCTGACTGCGTCGAACAAGATCGCTATCGAACGCGGTGAAACCTTCGATAACTTCGAGAACTCGAAGTACGCGTCGGGTGAATTCTTCGACAAGTACACCGATCAGCAGTGGGTACCAGCGACCGAGCGCGTACGCGAGCTCTTCGCTGACATTCACATTCCTACCCAGGAAGATTGGAATGCGCTGAAGGCTTCGGTCATGGAGCACGGTATCTACAACCAGAACCTGCAGGCTGTTCCGCCAACCGGTTCGATCTCGTACATCAACAACTCGACTTCCTCGATCCACCCGGTCGCAGCGAAGATCGAGATCCGCAAGGAAGGTAAGATCGGCCGCGTTTACTACCCGGCTCCTTACATGAACAACGAGAACATCGATTTCTACGAAGATGCCTACGAGATCGGCTACGAGAAGATCATCGACACCTATGCCGCTGCTACCCAGCACGTGGACCAGGGCCTGTCGCTGACTCTGTTCTTCAAGGACACCGTAACTACTCGCGACATCAACAAGGCTCAGATCTACGCATGGCGCAAGGGCATTAAGAGCCTTTACTACATTCGCCTTCGCCAGATGGCCTTGGAAGGCACCGAAGTTGAGGGTTGCGTTTCCTGCGCACTGTAA
- a CDS encoding cold-shock protein, whose translation MATGTVKWFNAEKGFGFIAPSDGSADVFAHYSAIQSFGFRSLEEGQTVEYTLEAGPKGPQATNIQAR comes from the coding sequence ATGGCCACTGGCACCGTGAAATGGTTCAACGCTGAAAAGGGCTTCGGCTTCATCGCTCCTTCGGATGGATCTGCTGACGTTTTCGCACACTACAGCGCTATCCAGAGCTTCGGTTTCCGTAGCCTCGAAGAGGGACAGACCGTTGAGTACACCCTGGAAGCTGGTCCAAAGGGCCCACAGGCAACCAACATCCAGGCTCGCTAA
- a CDS encoding SDR family oxidoreductase has protein sequence MSENITNYGTKKRVALVTGGSGGIGQAVVRRLADDGYAVGVHYSGNQERAQDLVQQITGNGGRAISVHGDISDEAAMAEAFNDVDSAFGHIDVVVNTAGIMLLSTVQELDLSDFDRMMKTNVRGTFVVSQLAAQRVAQGGALINFSTSQTRLQHPTYAAYAASKAAVESLTLVLARELRGRDITVNTVAPGPTATELFLDGKEPQLVDRLASLSPLERLGTPEDIAEVVAFLAGTARWINGQVVFPNGAIA, from the coding sequence ATGTCTGAGAACATCACTAATTACGGAACGAAAAAGCGTGTTGCACTTGTCACCGGCGGTTCCGGCGGAATCGGCCAGGCTGTCGTGCGGCGTCTTGCCGATGATGGGTACGCCGTTGGGGTGCACTACTCGGGAAACCAAGAGCGTGCCCAAGACCTCGTCCAACAAATCACCGGAAATGGCGGGCGGGCCATCTCAGTCCACGGTGATATTTCAGATGAAGCAGCGATGGCTGAGGCCTTCAATGATGTGGACTCAGCCTTTGGCCACATTGACGTGGTCGTGAATACCGCGGGAATCATGCTTCTGTCGACCGTTCAGGAACTCGATCTCAGCGATTTCGACCGGATGATGAAGACCAACGTGCGAGGTACGTTTGTGGTTTCCCAACTCGCCGCGCAACGCGTGGCACAAGGTGGTGCGCTCATCAACTTTTCGACCAGCCAAACCCGGTTGCAGCACCCCACATATGCGGCGTATGCAGCAAGCAAGGCCGCCGTCGAATCGTTGACTTTGGTTCTCGCCCGCGAATTAAGAGGCAGGGATATTACCGTCAATACAGTAGCGCCGGGGCCAACGGCCACTGAGCTATTCCTTGACGGGAAAGAGCCGCAACTAGTCGATCGCCTGGCCTCCCTCTCACCCCTGGAACGGCTCGGAACACCAGAGGACATCGCTGAGGTCGTTGCTTTCCTTGCTGGCACAGCTCGATGGATCAACGGACAGGTTGTTTTTCCAAACGGCGCGATCGCCTGA
- a CDS encoding NAD(P)/FAD-dependent oxidoreductase: MEHFEVIIVGGGSAGLAASVALARSRRNVLVIDEGRPRNAPAQHAHNVLGQEGISPLQLLERGRAEAENYGAKIVAGAVDSLTGSLEQGFTVNVDQQAFTAERIVLATGLKDELPKIPGLQEAWGTSAIHCAYCHGWEVRDQEILVIGCGPMSAHQAMMFQQLSSKITFINHDPNELSEESAALLSRLEIPLVNQSVAALEFDSDGQLAAAKLDNNERLRAQSVIVASRMNVHGELYQALGGKLEEHPLGTHIKVNETGATEVPGVYAVGNASNLSAMVMAAAASGTLAGAAINADLLNAKVTQSG, from the coding sequence ATGGAACATTTCGAAGTCATCATCGTCGGTGGAGGAAGCGCCGGACTCGCAGCTTCGGTCGCACTGGCGCGATCCCGGCGAAACGTGCTGGTGATCGATGAAGGGCGTCCGCGTAACGCGCCAGCACAACACGCACACAACGTACTGGGACAAGAAGGCATCAGCCCACTGCAGCTACTGGAACGCGGACGCGCTGAAGCTGAAAATTACGGTGCGAAAATCGTCGCCGGCGCGGTGGACTCGCTAACCGGTTCTCTCGAACAAGGATTCACGGTCAATGTGGATCAACAGGCATTTACCGCGGAGCGAATCGTCCTTGCCACCGGACTCAAAGATGAGCTTCCGAAGATTCCGGGCCTTCAGGAAGCGTGGGGCACTTCAGCGATCCATTGCGCTTACTGCCACGGATGGGAAGTACGTGATCAAGAAATTCTCGTTATCGGCTGCGGACCGATGAGCGCGCATCAGGCCATGATGTTCCAGCAGCTGAGCTCAAAGATCACTTTCATTAATCACGACCCGAATGAACTGAGCGAAGAGAGCGCTGCGTTGCTGAGCCGTCTGGAAATCCCCTTGGTCAACCAATCGGTCGCTGCTCTGGAATTCGATAGCGACGGGCAGCTGGCCGCCGCCAAACTGGACAACAACGAACGCCTGCGTGCCCAATCAGTTATCGTCGCCAGTCGAATGAACGTTCATGGGGAGCTGTACCAAGCGCTGGGCGGGAAGCTTGAAGAGCACCCGCTGGGCACTCACATTAAAGTCAACGAGACTGGCGCTACCGAGGTCCCAGGCGTCTATGCCGTAGGCAACGCGAGCAACCTCAGCGCCATGGTCATGGCCGCAGCAGCTTCTGGCACGCTTGCTGGAGCGGCTATCAACGCTGATCTGCTCAACGCAAAAGTAACCCAATCCGGGTAA
- a CDS encoding helix-turn-helix domain-containing protein, with protein sequence MTQELEVDQIIRQRIRTLRQNRGWSLESLANKARLSVSTLSRIETGSRRIALDQLVPLAKALDTSLDELVATSEAEIIIRPEPISMPGITLWKLSTDDAVNGVNVSKMRIDPSKAPAPSELRIHPGKEWFTVLLGEIQLQLGERTYHVKAGQSAQFDTMTPHAMWAKNGVAEILGIMDNAGQRAHEHDKDQ encoded by the coding sequence ATGACGCAAGAATTGGAAGTCGACCAGATCATTCGCCAACGTATTCGCACGCTGCGGCAGAACCGTGGCTGGTCGTTGGAATCATTGGCTAATAAAGCCCGACTCAGCGTTTCAACGCTAAGCCGGATCGAGACCGGTAGCCGACGCATCGCCTTGGACCAGTTGGTGCCTCTGGCGAAGGCATTGGACACGAGCCTTGATGAGCTGGTGGCCACGTCCGAGGCCGAAATCATCATTCGCCCGGAGCCCATCAGCATGCCCGGGATTACGCTGTGGAAGCTCTCCACCGACGACGCGGTCAACGGAGTCAACGTCTCAAAAATGCGCATCGACCCGTCTAAAGCACCAGCGCCAAGCGAATTGCGCATCCATCCGGGCAAGGAATGGTTTACGGTGTTGCTTGGCGAAATCCAATTGCAACTCGGCGAACGCACCTATCACGTGAAAGCCGGCCAGTCAGCCCAGTTCGATACGATGACGCCACACGCGATGTGGGCAAAGAACGGCGTTGCCGAAATTCTAGGCATTATGGACAATGCCGGGCAAAGGGCCCATGAACACGATAAAGATCAGTAA
- a CDS encoding TetR/AcrR family transcriptional regulator — MQEPAPKRGRGRRPAAEVRQDVCSAVGPILLNEGMGQLSFERVAREAGVSKTTLYRWWPSLGVLILDCYVHAVENELAFNDSGDIKADLTSQLTAFTRVMTKTRGGRVLTELIGASQTDPELAAEYRRLYSSVRRQAAVKRLAKAQEDGQIREEVNLESMVDQLWGAVYHRVLIPDLPVTPSFIDALVGNVLSGTARSRNLDHLSRGS, encoded by the coding sequence ATGCAAGAACCCGCACCCAAGCGAGGTCGTGGGCGCCGTCCGGCAGCTGAAGTGCGCCAAGATGTGTGCTCGGCAGTGGGGCCGATTTTGCTCAATGAAGGCATGGGACAGCTCAGCTTTGAGCGGGTTGCCCGCGAAGCCGGCGTCAGTAAGACGACTCTCTACCGCTGGTGGCCGTCACTCGGGGTACTCATCCTTGATTGCTATGTCCATGCCGTAGAGAACGAACTCGCATTTAATGATTCCGGAGATATCAAGGCGGACCTGACTAGCCAGCTCACCGCTTTCACGCGTGTGATGACGAAAACCCGCGGCGGAAGAGTGCTGACCGAACTTATAGGCGCTTCCCAGACCGATCCTGAACTTGCTGCGGAATATCGCCGTCTCTATTCCTCTGTGAGGCGGCAGGCTGCAGTCAAACGCCTGGCCAAGGCCCAGGAAGATGGCCAGATTCGTGAAGAAGTGAATTTGGAATCGATGGTGGATCAACTATGGGGCGCTGTCTATCATCGTGTGCTCATTCCTGATCTCCCTGTGACTCCGTCTTTCATAGACGCGCTCGTTGGCAATGTGTTATCTGGAACTGCCCGTTCCCGAAACCTCGATCATCTCAGTCGAGGCTCGTAG
- a CDS encoding FAD-dependent oxidoreductase, giving the protein MKSTTDCIVVGGGPAGMVAGLLLARCGVSVTVLEKHSDFLRDFRGDTIHPSTLQLLDELGLMEQFEQIKFNKVTQAQFPAQDNSPVTVVDLSKLHHPYPFIALAPQWDFLDLLARAGEAEENFTLHMNCEVTDVLRDSGKVVGVQYTGPDGEREVRADLTIAADGRWSCIRDSTGIAMKDYSVPIDVWWFKVPGALKREFTLSPAFVNGRMFVLIPRTGYVQTAMILPKGMDAELRAMGVDAWHDSIVSAAPELAGSVDGLKLDDAKLLDVRLNRARKWWQPGLLCIGDSAHAMSPVGGVGVNLAVQDAVATARLLAEPLRESKLTERHLARVQFRRTVPTLVVQGIQRAMHRGLKQVLKGTGEVILPNPIAMIFRRFTKLSAVPARLLGVGVLRERPPARARRN; this is encoded by the coding sequence ATGAAGTCCACCACTGATTGCATCGTCGTTGGAGGAGGACCAGCCGGAATGGTCGCTGGCTTATTGCTGGCCCGGTGCGGAGTTTCCGTTACCGTGCTCGAAAAGCATTCTGATTTCCTCAGGGACTTTCGCGGGGATACCATCCACCCGTCGACGCTTCAATTGCTCGACGAGCTTGGGTTGATGGAACAGTTTGAGCAGATCAAATTCAACAAGGTGACCCAAGCGCAGTTTCCAGCGCAGGACAACTCACCTGTCACCGTGGTGGACCTTTCGAAGTTGCATCACCCGTACCCGTTCATAGCTTTGGCACCGCAGTGGGATTTTCTGGATCTGTTGGCACGCGCTGGCGAAGCAGAAGAGAACTTCACCCTGCACATGAATTGCGAAGTCACCGATGTGCTCAGAGATTCGGGAAAGGTTGTCGGTGTCCAGTACACGGGGCCCGATGGCGAGCGAGAAGTACGAGCCGATCTCACCATCGCCGCTGATGGCAGATGGTCTTGCATTCGTGATTCAACAGGGATCGCGATGAAGGATTATTCGGTTCCAATTGACGTCTGGTGGTTCAAGGTGCCAGGAGCATTGAAACGCGAATTTACGCTGTCGCCGGCCTTCGTGAACGGCAGGATGTTCGTGTTGATCCCTCGGACCGGGTATGTGCAAACTGCGATGATATTGCCGAAAGGCATGGATGCTGAACTGCGAGCGATGGGAGTGGATGCCTGGCATGATTCGATAGTTTCGGCGGCGCCAGAGCTGGCAGGCTCGGTCGACGGCCTAAAACTCGACGACGCTAAGCTGCTGGACGTTAGACTGAACCGCGCACGGAAGTGGTGGCAACCTGGGTTGCTTTGCATCGGAGACTCTGCCCATGCGATGAGTCCGGTGGGCGGAGTAGGCGTAAATCTGGCAGTGCAAGATGCGGTCGCCACGGCGCGTCTTCTGGCGGAACCGTTACGCGAGTCTAAGCTGACCGAGCGGCATCTTGCCAGAGTCCAGTTCCGGCGCACTGTGCCGACTTTAGTCGTTCAAGGCATACAACGAGCAATGCATCGGGGGCTGAAACAGGTATTGAAAGGAACGGGCGAAGTTATTTTGCCGAATCCGATAGCGATGATTTTTCGACGTTTCACGAAGTTATCCGCGGTGCCAGCGCGTTTATTGGGCGTTGGGGTTCTGAGGGAGCGCCCGCCAGCCCGTGCTCGTCGGAACTAG